The Mastomys coucha isolate ucsf_1 unplaced genomic scaffold, UCSF_Mcou_1 pScaffold11, whole genome shotgun sequence genome includes a window with the following:
- the Irak4 gene encoding interleukin-1 receptor-associated kinase 4 produces the protein MNKPLTPSTYVRSLNVGILRKLSDFIDPQEGWKKLAVAIKKPSGDDRYNQFHIRRFEALLQTGKSPTCELLFDWGTTNCTVGDLVDLLIQIELFAPATLLLPDAVPQTVNNLPSREAATVAQTHRPCQEKDGTSVMSMPKLEHSFEPPDSSSPDNKSVESSGTRFHSFSFYELKSITNDFNERPVSVGGNRMGEGGFGVVYKGCVNNTTVAVKKLGAMVEISTEELKQQFDQEIKVMAKCQHENLVELLGFSSDSDNLCLVYAYMPNGSLLDRLSCLDGTPPLSWHMRCKIAQGAANGISFLHENHHIHRDIKSANILLDKDFTAKISDFGLARASAKLAQTVMTSRIVGTTAYMAPEALRGEITPKSDIYSFGVVLLELITGLAAVDENREPQLLLDIKEEIEDEEKTIEDYTDEKMSDADPASVEAMYSTASQCLHEKKNRRPDIAKVQQLLQEMSA, from the exons AAGAAATTAGCAGTAGCTATCAAAAAGCCATCTGGTGATGACAGATACAATCAGTTTCATATAAG gAGATTCGAAGCCTTACTTCAGACTGGAAAGAGCCCCACCTGTGAGCTGCTGTTTGACTGGGGCACCACGAACTGCACAGTCGGGGACCTTGTGGATCTTCTGATCCAGATTGAGCTGTTTGCCCCCGCCACTCTCCTGCTGCCAG ATGCTGTTCCCCAAACCGTCAACAACCTGCCTTCTAGAGAAGCGGCAACAgtggcacagacacacaggcctTGTCAGGAAAAGGACGGGACGTCCGTAATGTCTATGCCGAAGCTAGAACATAGCTTTGAGCCACCCGACTCCTCAAGTCCAGACAATAAAAGTGTAGAATCCAGCGGTACTC GGTTTCACAGCTTCTCATTTTATGAACTGAAAAGCATTACAAATGACTTCAATGAGCGACCTGTGTCTGTCGGTGGCAACCGGATGGGAGAGGGGGGATTTGGAGTGGTATACAAGGGCTGTGTGAACAACACCACCGTAGCGGTGAAGAAGCTCGGAGCG ATGGTTGAAATCAGTACTGAAGAACTAAAGCAACAGTTTGATCAAGAAATTAAAGTCATGGCAAA GTGTCAGCACGAAAACCTGGTGGAGCTGCTCGGCTTCTCTAGTGACAGTGACAACCTGTGCTTAGTGTATGCTTACATGCCCAATGGTTCCTTGCTCGACAGGCTGTCCTGCCTG GACGGTACTCCACCACTTTCCTGGCACATGAGATGCAAGATTGCTCAGGGTGCAGCAAATGGCATCAGTTTTTTACATGAAAATCATCATATTCATAGAGATATTAAAAG tGCAAATATCTTACTAGACAAAGACTTTACTGCCAAAATATCTGACTTTGGGCTTGCACGGGCTTCAGCGAAGCTAGCACAGACAGTCATGACCAGCCGAATTGTGGGCACAACGGCTTATATGGCACCCGAAGCTTTGCGAGGAGAAATAACACCCAAATCTGACATCTACAGCTTCGGCGTG GTTTTATTAGAGCTGATAACCGGACTTGCAGCTGTGGATGAAAACCGGGAACCTCAACTACTA CTGGATATtaaagaagagattgaagatgAAGAGAAGACGATTGAAGATTATACGGATGAGAAGATGAGCGATGCAGACCCTGCTTCCGTCGAAGCGATGTACTCCACTGCTAGTCAGTGTCTGcatgagaagaaaaacagacGGCCAGACATTGCTAAG gTTCAACAGCTGCTACAAGAGATGTCTGCTTAG